In a single window of the Megalobrama amblycephala isolate DHTTF-2021 linkage group LG3, ASM1881202v1, whole genome shotgun sequence genome:
- the nitr5 gene encoding novel immune-type receptor 5 isoform X1 yields MGKQLCVMIFLLYEAFTIHGDIKQQDSVLSVHEGDTVILSCSISTKQISVVSWYKQVTGEEPRLIASSLLQSSESQFHNGFDRNHFEVLRETDNFNLKIVNTVQSDSGTYYCAVSFSNIIEFGNGTLLVIKGSEASRPTHLQPPKFELVESEVNVPLQCSIQNQLESGRGEHRLYWFRHGSGESPSGSIYIHGNTSDSCVKSSEAGCLSPTCVFNLPKKTFSSSEKGTYFCALATCGEALFGNISNLNPDSHESQNIHLIQIGLAALLAISLTINVLLCCLRKNGRKSQQIQTTDEDDNDDVSINQNRELTYATVLYTSKHSRVKRVSGPEDTLYSGLACQQQS; encoded by the exons ATGGGCAAACAACTTTGTGTGATGATCTTCCTCTTGTATGAAGCCT TTACAATACATGGAGACATCAAACAACAGGATTCAGTTTTATCAGTTCATGAAGGAGATACAGTGATATTGTCCTGCTCCATTTCAACAAAACAAATAAGTGTGGTTTCATGGTACAAGCAGGTCACTGGAGAAGAACCACGTCTCATTGCTTCCTCTCTTCTCCAATCATCAGAAAGCCAATTTCACAATGGATTTGACAGAAATCATTTTGAAGTGTTAAGAGAAACTGACAATTTTAATCTGAAGATTGTGAACACTGTACAATCAGATTCAGGCACATACTATTGCGCTGTCTCTTTCTCTAATATTATTGAATTTGGAAATGGCACTCTTCTGGTTATTAAAG GATCAGAAGCCAGCAGACCCACTCATCTACAGCCGCCCAAGTTTGAACTAGTTGAGTCGGAGGTAAATGTGCCTCTACAGTGTTCAATCCAAAATCAGTTAGAGAGTGGTAGAGGTGAACACCGTCTCTACTGGTTCAGACATGGATCAGGAGAATCTCCTTCAGGATCCATTTATATTCATGGAAACACCAgtgattcatgtgtgaaaaGCTCTGAAGCTGGCTGTCTTTCACCGACCTGCGTGTTCAACCTCCCAAAAAAAACCTTCAGTTCCTCAGAAAAGGGAACTTATTTCTGTGCACTGGCCACGTGTGGGGAGGCTTTATTTGGAAACATTTCTAATCTGAATCCTG ACTCACATGAGAGCCAGAACATACATTTAATTCAAATCGGACTTGCAGCATTACTGGCAATAAGTCTGACCATCAACGTTCTGCTTTGTTGCTTGCGGAAAAATG GGAGAAAATCTCAACAAATACAGACTACTGATGAggatgataatgatgatgtgTCAATAAACCAG AACAGAGAATTGACTTACGCTACAGTACTGTACACCAGCAAACACTCGAGAGTGAAGAGGGTGAGCGGCCCCGAGGACACACTGTATTCTGGTTTAGCATGTCAACAGCAAAGCTGA